Proteins encoded together in one Prunus dulcis chromosome 3, ALMONDv2, whole genome shotgun sequence window:
- the LOC117620955 gene encoding ABC transporter E family member 1-like, with the protein MQGKDERGVIEELIVDLELNQVVGSFRDSPLLLLPGKADIYMFDEPSSYLDVKQRLKAAKVIRSLIRPDSYVIDVEHDLSVLDYLSDHISCSYGKPPGAFGAVTLPFSVREGLITLDLCWVRHGSN; encoded by the exons ATGCAGGGGAAAGATGAGAGGGGTGTGATCGAAGAACTCATTGTTGATCTTGAGCTAAACCAGGTTGTGGGGAGTTTCAGAGATTCGCCATTGCTTTTGTTGCCAGGCAAAGCAGATATATACATGTTTGATGAACCTTCAAGTTATCTTGATGTGAAACAAAGGCTTAAAGCAGCCAAAGTCATCCGATCTTTGATCAGGCCTGAtag CTATGTAATCGATGTGGAGCATGATTTAAGCGTCCTAGATTACTTATCAGATCACATTTCTTGTTCATATGGGAAGCCGCCTGGTGCATTTGGAGCTGTAACCCTACCCTTCTCAGTTAGAGAAGGATTGATAACCTTGGACTTATGTTGGGTTCGGCATGGATCTAATTGA